A genomic segment from Modestobacter roseus encodes:
- the lexA gene encoding transcriptional repressor LexA produces the protein MAVDGRTADERKGSSRRKRPAGQSTETAETTGGAAVREFPDRGEAGDGLTQRQRRVLEVIRDSIERRGYPPSVREIGEAVGLSSASSVAHQLSVLQRKGWLRRDPNRPRALDVRLPGENGTTTATDTAPSALAAAGAGSGVDEAGAPAPTYVPLVGRIAAGGPVLAEQAVEEVFPLPRELVGEGTLFMLKVAGDSMVEAAICDGDWVVVRQQPTAENGEIVAAMIDGEATVKTYKRRDGHVWLMPHNPAYAPIPGDDATVLGRVVTVLRRV, from the coding sequence ATGGCGGTCGACGGCCGGACGGCGGACGAACGCAAGGGGTCCAGCCGACGCAAGCGACCGGCTGGGCAGTCGACGGAGACCGCCGAGACCACCGGCGGCGCCGCGGTCCGCGAGTTCCCCGACCGCGGGGAGGCCGGGGACGGCCTGACCCAGCGCCAGCGCCGGGTGCTCGAGGTCATCCGCGACTCGATCGAACGCCGCGGCTACCCGCCTTCGGTCCGCGAGATCGGCGAGGCCGTCGGGCTCTCGTCCGCCTCCTCGGTCGCCCACCAGCTCTCGGTGCTGCAGCGCAAGGGCTGGCTGCGTCGCGACCCGAACCGGCCGCGCGCTCTCGACGTCCGGCTGCCGGGCGAGAACGGCACGACCACGGCCACCGACACCGCACCCTCGGCGCTCGCCGCCGCGGGTGCGGGCAGCGGGGTCGACGAGGCGGGCGCCCCCGCCCCGACGTACGTGCCCCTGGTGGGCCGCATCGCGGCCGGTGGCCCGGTGCTGGCGGAGCAGGCGGTGGAAGAGGTCTTCCCGCTGCCGCGCGAGCTGGTCGGCGAGGGCACGCTCTTCATGCTCAAGGTCGCCGGCGACTCGATGGTCGAGGCCGCGATCTGCGACGGCGACTGGGTGGTGGTCCGTCAGCAGCCCACCGCGGAGAACGGCGAGATCGTCGCCGCCATGATCGACGGCGAGGCGACCGTGAAGACCTACAAGCGACGCGACGGGCACGTGTGGCTCATGCCGCACAACCCGGCGTACGCGCCGATCCCGGGTGACGACGCGACCGTCCTCGGCCGGGTCGTGACGGTCCTGCGCCGGGTCTGA